The following are encoded in a window of Congzhengia minquanensis genomic DNA:
- a CDS encoding helix-turn-helix domain-containing protein, with product MTLKEAIAKRILELCEQKQITVNKLSMMCGMTQSTLNNIINTGSKRPQVDTIKKICDGLGIGLGEFFSADSFKEVDEEFE from the coding sequence ATGACACTGAAAGAAGCCATAGCCAAACGCATTTTGGAGCTTTGCGAGCAGAAACAAATTACCGTAAACAAGCTTTCCATGATGTGCGGAATGACGCAGTCTACTTTAAACAACATCATAAACACAGGCAGTAAGCGGCCTCAGGTTGACACCATTAAGAAAATCTGTGACGGTTTAGGAATTGGCCTTGGAGAGTTTTTCTCTGCAGATTCGTTTAAAGAGGTTGATGAAGAATTTGAATAA
- a CDS encoding polysaccharide deacetylase family protein codes for MKKQAIFLLTLVLTLFALPAAGVAAESYGKSSLTVLMYHKLSDDPAEAKNAFCVPPAVFEADIRFLKENGYSFCFASEVDAVLNGELPKAHYVAVTFDDGYESDYFCALPVLEKYGAKATFFIVTAKIGTEDHIKQEHLVALSASGVVEIGSHSHHLHDKTAKEIRSVFDSGDVKQIAGDFQENAIRLEAITGKKVKTMSYPNGIWTKEADKALRAAGFSATFTSDDKQALTAGTPHGRINRCVDFELGELLAK; via the coding sequence TTGAAAAAACAAGCAATTTTTTTGCTGACACTGGTGCTGACGCTGTTTGCACTGCCCGCCGCAGGCGTTGCGGCGGAGTCTTATGGAAAATCCAGCCTGACGGTGTTGATGTACCACAAACTTTCAGACGACCCGGCGGAGGCCAAAAACGCATTTTGTGTGCCGCCCGCCGTGTTTGAAGCAGACATTAGGTTTTTAAAGGAAAACGGATATTCGTTCTGTTTTGCGTCGGAAGTAGACGCGGTTTTAAATGGGGAGTTACCCAAAGCCCACTATGTGGCTGTGACATTTGACGACGGATATGAAAGCGATTATTTTTGCGCCCTGCCCGTGCTAGAAAAATATGGTGCAAAGGCAACATTTTTTATTGTTACTGCGAAAATTGGCACAGAGGACCATATAAAACAGGAGCACCTTGTGGCGCTTTCTGCTTCCGGTGTGGTGGAAATTGGGAGCCACTCCCATCACCTGCACGACAAAACTGCAAAGGAAATTCGGAGCGTTTTTGACAGCGGAGATGTAAAACAAATTGCCGGAGATTTTCAGGAAAATGCAATCCGGCTTGAAGCAATTACGGGGAAAAAAGTGAAAACCATGTCCTATCCCAACGGGATTTGGACGAAAGAGGCCGACAAGGCCCTGCGGGCTGCGGGCTTTTCCGCAACCTTCACCAGCGATGACAAACAGGCATTAACCGCGGGCACGCCCCACGGCAGAATAAACAGATGTGTGGATTTTGAGCTGGGCGAACTGCTTGCCAAATGA
- a CDS encoding TrpB-like pyridoxal phosphate-dependent enzyme gives MQKIPYKIYLEESEMPKYWYNVRADMKNKPAPLLNPGTLKPMTAQELSGVFCEELVQQELDNETQQIEIPEEIREYYKMFRPSPLMRAYNLEKKLGTPAKIYYKFEGNNTSGSHKLNSAIAQAYYAKKQGLKGVTTETGAGQWGTALSMACSYFGLDCKVFMVKVSYEQKPFRREVMRTYGASVTPSPSDTTNVGRKMLEEFPGTTGSLGCAISEAVEVAVGTEGYRYVLGSVLNQVLLHQSVIGVETKTALDKFGIKPDIIIGCAGGGSNLGGLIAPFMGEKLRGEADYRIIAVEPASCPSLTRGKYVYDFCDTGMVCPLAKMYTLGNGFIPAPNHAGGLRYHGMSSVLSQLFDDGMMEARSVEQTQVFAAAEQFARTEGILPAPESAHAICAAVDEAMKCKETGEEKTIVFGLTGTGYFDMVAYEKYHNGEMSDYIPSDDDLAQGFATIPDIKL, from the coding sequence ATGCAGAAAATCCCTTACAAAATTTATTTGGAAGAAAGTGAGATGCCAAAATATTGGTACAACGTCCGGGCGGACATGAAAAATAAACCCGCGCCGCTGTTAAATCCGGGAACGCTGAAACCCATGACGGCCCAGGAGCTGTCCGGCGTGTTCTGTGAAGAGCTGGTGCAGCAGGAGCTGGACAACGAAACACAGCAGATTGAAATTCCCGAAGAAATTAGGGAATATTACAAAATGTTCCGCCCGTCGCCGTTGATGCGGGCGTATAACCTGGAAAAAAAGCTGGGTACCCCGGCAAAAATTTATTATAAGTTTGAGGGCAACAACACCAGCGGCAGCCACAAGTTAAACTCCGCTATTGCCCAGGCCTATTACGCGAAAAAACAGGGCTTAAAAGGCGTTACAACAGAAACGGGTGCAGGGCAGTGGGGCACGGCTCTTTCCATGGCCTGCTCCTATTTTGGGCTGGATTGCAAGGTGTTCATGGTAAAGGTGTCTTATGAGCAGAAGCCCTTCCGCCGGGAGGTAATGCGCACCTACGGCGCTTCGGTTACGCCGTCGCCTTCTGATACTACCAATGTTGGCAGGAAGATGCTTGAGGAGTTCCCTGGCACCACGGGCAGCTTAGGCTGTGCCATTTCCGAGGCTGTGGAAGTTGCGGTTGGCACAGAGGGTTACCGCTACGTTTTAGGCAGCGTGTTAAATCAGGTACTTTTGCATCAATCAGTTATCGGTGTGGAAACGAAAACCGCTCTGGATAAATTTGGCATAAAGCCCGACATCATTATTGGCTGTGCCGGCGGCGGCTCGAATTTAGGCGGCCTTATCGCGCCATTTATGGGGGAAAAACTCAGAGGCGAGGCGGACTACCGTATCATTGCGGTGGAGCCTGCATCGTGCCCCAGCCTTACACGGGGAAAATATGTTTACGACTTTTGCGACACGGGCATGGTTTGCCCCTTGGCAAAAATGTATACTTTGGGCAACGGGTTTATTCCTGCGCCCAACCACGCAGGCGGCCTGCGCTATCACGGCATGAGCTCGGTGCTCTCCCAGCTGTTTGACGACGGGATGATGGAGGCACGTTCGGTAGAGCAAACACAGGTGTTTGCTGCGGCAGAGCAGTTTGCGCGCACAGAGGGAATTCTACCTGCGCCAGAGAGCGCCCACGCCATTTGTGCAGCGGTGGACGAGGCGATGAAGTGCAAGGAAACCGGCGAGGAGAAAACCATTGTGTTTGGTCTTACCGGAACAGGCTATTTCGATATGGTGGCCTATGAAAAATATCACAACGGTGAAATGTCCGACTATATTCCCTCAGACGACGATTTGGCACAAGGCTTTGCAACGATTCCAGACATAAAATTATAA
- a CDS encoding copper amine oxidase N-terminal domain-containing protein, giving the protein MKRTVAFFVSLCMALVLIAVPVYGAEDRPIRVMVDGAELAFDVDPVIENDRTLVPMRLIFEALGAKVDWDEATRTALAVKGDVKISITIDSAELMKNSKAVALDAPARLIGGRTLVPVRAVSEGMGAKVDWDEASRMVQIVTSEEPSQPEKPEEQEKPDKTQKPAEQEKPIEQDSKDPGPYIPDGFVDFAELSDVDMAALKARYNNLIRYDFEQLSLPRAVIVEHTSFAKEIKNKSKTAESLARDVWNKIVISHLLEIQTNSETNYYIGDIDGDELYETYLSIVKKAGLAAEEQFDISFETLANGYPMMLVTFRNTDTLMACKFLGAVAMPNGTVRYFTAETDLVNKDNLYFCEVTKTKRGTIGLMGFEKEEFIQCAWITIENDLPMAATLERNL; this is encoded by the coding sequence ATGAAAAGAACAGTTGCTTTTTTTGTTAGCTTGTGTATGGCTCTTGTGCTAATTGCTGTACCGGTGTATGGGGCGGAGGACAGGCCCATCCGTGTGATGGTAGACGGTGCAGAGCTTGCATTCGACGTGGATCCTGTAATTGAAAACGACAGAACGCTGGTACCTATGCGTCTGATTTTTGAGGCACTGGGCGCAAAGGTGGATTGGGACGAAGCAACCCGTACAGCTTTGGCGGTGAAGGGCGACGTGAAAATTTCCATCACTATTGACAGCGCAGAACTGATGAAAAACAGCAAAGCCGTTGCATTAGACGCGCCTGCACGACTCATTGGCGGACGAACGCTGGTTCCTGTGCGCGCTGTGTCGGAAGGAATGGGCGCAAAAGTGGACTGGGACGAGGCAAGCCGCATGGTGCAGATTGTAACATCGGAAGAGCCATCACAGCCGGAAAAGCCGGAAGAACAGGAAAAACCGGATAAAACACAGAAACCAGCTGAGCAGGAAAAACCAATTGAGCAGGACAGCAAGGATCCGGGACCTTATATTCCGGATGGATTTGTGGATTTTGCGGAATTGTCTGATGTGGACATGGCGGCATTAAAAGCGCGATATAACAACCTTATCCGCTACGATTTTGAACAATTGTCCCTGCCCAGAGCGGTAATTGTTGAACACACAAGCTTTGCCAAGGAAATTAAAAATAAGTCTAAAACAGCGGAATCACTGGCAAGAGATGTTTGGAATAAAATTGTAATTTCCCACCTGCTTGAAATTCAGACCAACTCCGAAACAAACTATTACATTGGAGATATTGACGGCGACGAACTATACGAAACCTATTTGTCCATTGTGAAAAAGGCAGGACTTGCGGCGGAGGAACAGTTTGACATAAGCTTTGAAACGTTGGCAAACGGCTATCCGATGATGCTTGTGACGTTTCGGAACACAGACACGTTGATGGCTTGTAAGTTTTTAGGTGCTGTTGCCATGCCCAACGGCACGGTGCGCTATTTTACCGCGGAGACCGATCTTGTGAATAAGGACAACCTGTATTTTTGTGAGGTAACAAAAACAAAGCGCGGCACAATTGGGCTAATGGGATTTGAAAAAGAAGAATTTATTCAGTGCGCATGGATTACCATTGAGAATGATTTGCCAATGGCCGCAACATTAGAAAGAAATCTTTAA
- a CDS encoding helix-turn-helix domain-containing protein yields MDRAEYHRSSSRMNRILIETDTVLGHIKSAWCRIVRAEFEPMEVPRHRHSLFELHFFLTGSGTATVNCGTAVSNETYPIGSGEFLLVPPMEDHAFLGIAPNSAKFVMAFSAENDGACFGRCRVLSGTRQMETIIEMMQTTAQKNDPGADYTICALAGALITDALRIACPGLFSARPQKFIQAENLADCAEQIIRDNIDRGITAEFVSNQLFLSLKQLNRLTLERRGASVSQLISKIRLEKVKQLLAGGNDTMAEIAEKTGFSSGYSLSRFFVRSQGISPGRYRREIRK; encoded by the coding sequence ATGGACCGCGCAGAATATCACCGTTCCTCCAGCAGGATGAACCGAATTCTGATAGAAACCGATACCGTTTTGGGACACATTAAATCGGCCTGGTGCAGAATTGTGCGTGCGGAATTTGAGCCAATGGAGGTACCCAGGCACCGCCACTCGCTGTTTGAACTGCACTTTTTTTTGACCGGCAGCGGCACAGCCACTGTAAATTGCGGCACGGCTGTTTCAAACGAAACCTACCCCATTGGCTCGGGCGAATTTTTATTGGTGCCGCCCATGGAAGACCACGCCTTTTTGGGAATTGCACCCAACAGCGCAAAATTTGTGATGGCCTTTTCTGCGGAAAACGATGGAGCATGTTTTGGCAGATGCAGGGTGTTATCCGGCACGCGGCAAATGGAAACTATTATTGAAATGATGCAAACAACCGCTCAGAAAAACGACCCCGGCGCAGACTACACCATTTGCGCCCTTGCCGGTGCGCTGATAACCGATGCTTTGCGCATTGCCTGCCCCGGCCTGTTTTCAGCACGCCCCCAGAAGTTTATTCAAGCCGAGAATTTGGCGGACTGTGCTGAACAGATTATTCGTGACAACATCGACCGAGGTATTACTGCAGAATTTGTTTCTAACCAACTGTTTTTAAGCCTAAAACAGTTAAACCGTCTGACTCTGGAACGCCGGGGAGCAAGTGTTTCCCAGCTCATCAGCAAAATCCGGCTTGAAAAGGTGAAACAGCTTTTAGCCGGCGGGAACGACACCATGGCGGAGATTGCGGAGAAAACCGGGTTTTCCAGCGGATACAGCCTGAGTCGCTTTTTTGTTCGAAGTCAGGGCATTTCTCCGGGCCGGTACCGCAGGGAAATCCGAAAATAA
- a CDS encoding FAD-dependent oxidoreductase, translated as MYDIVVCGGGSAGAAVALFAAEGGKDVALIEQFGELGGILTSDCLGYVMDAKDKKGFVETLRAAVGTQFEPETENFKFDTEQMKYYLERRLVDAGVDIFYFSKIFDADVENGKITAVSVLNKDGFLEIRGKIFVDATGDGDVGFFAGCGFEFGADGKEGQPMSYLALLTGLDREEVKFFTNNYPGFPIEAGKKNMLAELKRAGFTPSYLMPTLSYIREGVYNFGVNHQYGSGIDSKTLTKATIEGRHEVFQAVNALKSLGGIWKNISVIATPTYIGVRDGRRLKGEYTVTVDDLITGAKHEDSVCRVTFNVDVHTKGGYENADVKMKPYDIPLRALKAKGIENLYMAGRCISGDYLAHASYRVSGNTFTMGQNLGTYLAKHF; from the coding sequence ATGTATGACATCGTAGTGTGCGGGGGAGGCTCCGCGGGCGCCGCTGTGGCACTGTTTGCCGCGGAGGGCGGAAAAGACGTAGCATTGATTGAGCAGTTTGGCGAGCTGGGGGGGATACTCACCTCCGACTGTCTGGGCTACGTGATGGACGCAAAGGACAAAAAAGGGTTTGTAGAAACCTTAAGGGCCGCTGTGGGAACACAGTTTGAGCCGGAAACGGAAAACTTTAAGTTCGACACGGAGCAAATGAAATATTACTTAGAGCGCCGTTTGGTTGATGCAGGCGTAGACATTTTTTATTTCTCCAAAATTTTTGACGCTGACGTAGAAAACGGCAAAATTACCGCTGTGAGCGTTTTAAACAAGGACGGATTTTTAGAAATCCGGGGGAAAATATTTGTAGATGCAACCGGCGACGGCGACGTTGGCTTTTTTGCCGGGTGCGGTTTTGAATTTGGAGCAGACGGAAAAGAGGGCCAGCCCATGAGCTATCTTGCCCTGCTCACCGGGTTAGACCGGGAGGAAGTTAAGTTTTTCACCAACAACTATCCTGGTTTCCCCATTGAAGCAGGCAAAAAAAATATGCTCGCCGAGCTAAAGCGGGCAGGATTTACGCCAAGCTATTTAATGCCCACGCTTTCCTACATCCGCGAAGGGGTTTATAACTTTGGCGTGAACCACCAATATGGCAGCGGAATTGACAGTAAAACACTTACCAAAGCCACCATTGAGGGCCGTCACGAAGTGTTTCAGGCGGTGAACGCACTGAAATCCTTAGGCGGCATTTGGAAGAACATTTCCGTTATCGCCACGCCGACCTATATTGGCGTGCGGGACGGAAGAAGATTAAAAGGCGAATACACCGTAACGGTGGACGATTTAATTACCGGGGCCAAACATGAAGATAGCGTTTGCCGCGTTACCTTTAATGTGGACGTGCACACAAAGGGCGGCTATGAAAACGCAGATGTTAAAATGAAGCCCTACGACATTCCCCTCCGGGCGCTGAAAGCAAAGGGCATTGAAAATCTTTATATGGCGGGACGGTGCATCAGCGGAGACTATCTGGCCCATGCAAGCTACCGCGTTTCGGGCAACACGTTCACCATGGGGCAAAATTTAGGAACCTATTTGGCAAAGCATTTTTAA
- a CDS encoding carbohydrate-binding domain-containing protein, producing the protein MKKIAISTALCLLMQTCYLLSACASYEDNLGTIDLTAMTVTGAGIAVTDNTISITEGGDFTVTGENNNAMIYVNAQDKVKLRLSGVSLKNESGPAIFFDNAEKSLITVTENTENIVEDGLDYGDTDAKAAIFSNDDLEIKGNGSLTVVGNYKHGIASDDDISIENGVLNITANVTDGIHVNNTFKMSGGTLNISAVSDGIQAEEDAVIDGGVINITKSEEGIESGTTLTINGGEINIVSTDDGLNSGGGLGTGGFGAGGFGGMGGRGQRPDGAQSNETPPELPNGEQQNGTPPEGTPPEGAVQDRKAMMPPDGGKTAGSGADASNTEANSSVEATDRSIYINGGIIKIDASGDGVDSNDSIYMTGGELYVDGPTSGGDSAIDTEGRFEVSGGTVVAVGSSGMAMGVTSGSDQCAFLVNLSETAQAGSVVSLVGPDGNTVFEYTAKKAFSSVVYSSHKLKENETYTLYINGEEKQTVEMTQKQVTLGSRGAGGFGGPNGSGGGRFPGGADGADGTEGFGGKDGGVRPQNGWGGAQKPIQVVLNGAALTFDASPTIENDTTLVPFRGIFEALGMEVTWDEATQTVSAWKDGVTLTLTIGSAEADKNGEKIGLLTAPVLSKEGRTLVPVRFIAESLGLTVTWDEATRTVNITA; encoded by the coding sequence ATGAAAAAAATTGCGATATCCACGGCGCTATGCCTGCTGATGCAAACCTGTTATCTGCTTTCGGCCTGCGCCTCTTATGAAGACAATTTAGGCACAATTGATTTAACGGCCATGACTGTGACAGGTGCGGGCATCGCCGTAACGGACAACACCATATCCATTACCGAAGGGGGCGACTTCACCGTAACAGGCGAAAATAACAACGCCATGATTTATGTAAACGCTCAGGACAAGGTAAAGCTCAGGCTCTCGGGCGTTTCGCTAAAAAATGAAAGCGGCCCAGCCATTTTCTTTGACAACGCGGAAAAATCGCTGATTACCGTAACGGAAAACACCGAAAACATTGTAGAAGACGGTTTGGACTACGGCGACACAGACGCCAAAGCAGCCATTTTTTCCAACGACGATTTGGAAATTAAGGGAAACGGCAGTCTCACCGTTGTGGGAAATTACAAACACGGCATTGCCTCGGACGACGACATCTCCATTGAAAACGGCGTGCTCAATATCACGGCAAACGTAACAGACGGAATTCACGTGAACAATACCTTTAAAATGAGCGGCGGCACGCTGAATATTTCTGCCGTAAGCGACGGAATTCAGGCGGAGGAGGACGCGGTGATTGACGGCGGCGTGATAAACATTACCAAAAGCGAGGAAGGCATTGAAAGCGGCACCACGCTCACCATTAACGGCGGTGAAATTAACATTGTGTCCACAGACGACGGGCTGAACTCCGGCGGCGGACTGGGTACAGGCGGATTTGGCGCAGGTGGGTTTGGCGGAATGGGCGGCCGCGGCCAGCGGCCGGACGGCGCGCAGTCAAACGAAACGCCCCCTGAACTTCCAAACGGTGAACAGCAAAATGGAACACCTCCTGAGGGAACACCGCCCGAGGGCGCTGTGCAAGACCGCAAAGCTATGATGCCTCCCGACGGAGGCAAGACTGCCGGAAGCGGCGCAGACGCCTCAAATACCGAAGCCAATTCAAGTGTTGAAGCCACAGACCGCAGCATTTATATTAACGGCGGCATAATTAAAATCGACGCGTCCGGTGACGGGGTGGATTCCAACGACTCCATCTATATGACCGGCGGCGAACTTTATGTTGATGGCCCCACCTCAGGCGGAGACAGTGCAATTGACACTGAGGGACGGTTTGAAGTGTCCGGCGGCACGGTTGTGGCCGTGGGCAGCAGCGGCATGGCAATGGGCGTTACCAGCGGTTCCGACCAGTGTGCATTTTTAGTAAATCTCTCCGAAACCGCCCAGGCAGGCTCTGTTGTGTCGCTTGTCGGACCGGACGGGAACACGGTTTTTGAATATACTGCAAAAAAAGCCTTTTCTTCTGTAGTGTATTCCTCTCATAAATTAAAAGAAAACGAAACCTACACGTTATACATCAACGGCGAGGAGAAGCAAACCGTTGAAATGACGCAGAAGCAGGTTACGCTGGGCAGCCGGGGTGCAGGCGGTTTCGGCGGCCCGAACGGCTCTGGCGGCGGACGTTTTCCTGGCGGGGCAGACGGTGCTGACGGAACCGAAGGATTTGGCGGAAAAGACGGCGGTGTCCGTCCCCAAAACGGCTGGGGCGGAGCACAAAAGCCCATTCAGGTGGTATTAAACGGCGCGGCGCTCACCTTTGACGCATCACCCACCATTGAAAACGACACCACCTTAGTGCCTTTTCGCGGCATTTTTGAAGCGCTGGGTATGGAGGTAACCTGGGACGAAGCCACGCAAACCGTTTCAGCCTGGAAAGACGGCGTTACTCTAACGCTCACCATTGGCAGCGCCGAAGCGGACAAAAACGGCGAAAAAATAGGTCTTCTGACCGCGCCGGTTCTCTCGAAAGAGGGCAGAACGCTGGTTCCCGTGCGGTTCATTGCAGAGAGCTTAGGCCTAACTGTCACATGGGACGAAGCAACCCGCACGGTGAACATAACCGCATAG
- a CDS encoding polyphosphate polymerase domain-containing protein, with the protein MAIEVFNRYEQKYLLTRETFLKVNEAVKQHMEPDAHSAGDVFYPICNIYYDTEDCALIRASVAKPAYKEKLRLRSYGRAKPDDLVYLEIKKKYRGLVNKRRTAIPLSCAAEFVQTGALPQVLPCMNRQVMGELSYFVRTHTLMPKAFVAYDRIAYFDRETHDLRISFDRNLRARSDRLSLTSADTGTPIIKSDVYVMEVKTRFAAPLWLTDLLADQGLYKQSFSKYGSFYLDALTAPAPAAQTDAKKTA; encoded by the coding sequence ATGGCAATTGAAGTATTTAACCGGTATGAACAAAAATATCTTTTAACCCGCGAAACCTTTTTAAAGGTAAACGAGGCGGTGAAACAGCACATGGAGCCGGATGCTCACAGTGCGGGGGACGTGTTCTACCCCATTTGCAACATTTATTACGACACAGAAGACTGCGCCCTAATCCGCGCCTCCGTTGCCAAGCCGGCCTATAAGGAAAAACTGCGTTTGCGTTCTTACGGCAGAGCGAAGCCCGACGATTTGGTCTATCTGGAAATTAAGAAAAAATACCGCGGTTTGGTAAACAAGCGGCGCACCGCAATTCCTCTTTCCTGTGCGGCGGAGTTTGTTCAAACCGGCGCCCTGCCCCAGGTTTTGCCCTGCATGAACCGGCAGGTAATGGGCGAGCTTTCTTACTTTGTGCGCACCCATACCCTTATGCCAAAGGCCTTTGTGGCCTACGACCGCATTGCCTATTTTGACAGGGAAACCCACGACCTGCGCATTTCGTTTGACCGCAATCTCCGGGCCAGGAGCGACAGGTTGTCGCTAACCTCCGCTGACACAGGCACGCCGATCATAAAATCCGACGTTTATGTGATGGAGGTGAAAACCAGGTTTGCCGCTCCCCTTTGGCTGACAGATTTGCTGGCAGACCAAGGACTATATAAACAGAGCTTTTCAAAATATGGCAGCTTTTATTTAGACGCGCTGACAGCGCCCGCGCCCGCCGCCCAAACGGATGCGAAAAAAACAGCTTAA
- a CDS encoding DUF4956 domain-containing protein, producing MNDFLTSLTAGSGETLTATAVLLALLVSGLSGFMIGFTYLKTNDSENVQRNFVLTLFMLPVIMSVIILFVGSNVARAFSLAGTVSIIRFRSAPGDPKDIGYIFFSVAAGLACGIGFYFYGLAFVVILCIIMAILEKSKFGRPRARARMLKITIPEDLNYTGAFADVFEAYTKRISLNAVKTADLGSVFVLTYHIVMAEGADEKELIDQLRCRNGNLTISISEIPAIAK from the coding sequence ATGAACGACTTTCTCACTTCACTTACCGCCGGTTCGGGCGAAACGCTGACGGCTACAGCCGTGCTGCTTGCATTGTTGGTTTCCGGCCTGAGCGGTTTCATGATTGGCTTTACCTACTTGAAAACCAACGACAGCGAAAATGTTCAGCGCAACTTTGTGTTAACGCTTTTTATGCTGCCTGTGATTATGAGCGTGATTATCCTGTTTGTGGGCAGTAACGTTGCCCGCGCGTTCAGCCTTGCGGGCACAGTTTCTATCATTCGCTTCCGCAGCGCCCCCGGCGACCCAAAAGACATTGGTTACATCTTCTTTTCCGTGGCGGCGGGTCTTGCCTGCGGTATTGGCTTTTATTTTTACGGCCTCGCCTTTGTGGTGATTTTGTGCATCATTATGGCTATTTTGGAAAAATCGAAGTTCGGACGGCCCCGGGCACGGGCACGTATGCTGAAAATCACCATTCCGGAGGATTTAAACTACACCGGCGCCTTTGCAGACGTGTTTGAAGCCTATACCAAACGTATTAGCCTAAACGCCGTAAAAACGGCGGACTTAGGGTCTGTGTTCGTGCTGACATATCACATTGTTATGGCGGAAGGAGCAGACGAAAAGGAACTGATTGACCAGCTTCGGTGCAGAAACGGGAACTTAACCATTTCTATTTCCGAAATTCCCGCCATTGCAAAATAG
- a CDS encoding response regulator transcription factor gives MRILVAEDERDLNRIITKRLEKAGYSVDSCFDGEEALDFLDAGEYDGVILDIMMPRRDGLSVVAAMRERKDHTPVLFLTARDTVEDKVTGLDAGAEDYLVKPFAFDELLARIRVMTRKRAGHSTNVLTAADLTLDAGRHTVTRGGKSIDLSAKEFAILEYMLMNKGLVLSREKIENHIWNFDYAGGSNVIDVYIRYLRKKIDDGEQTKLIHTIRGKGYVLKEEF, from the coding sequence ATGCGCATTTTGGTTGCAGAGGACGAGCGCGACTTAAACCGGATTATCACCAAGCGTTTAGAAAAGGCGGGCTATAGCGTTGACAGCTGTTTCGACGGTGAGGAGGCTCTGGACTTTTTAGACGCCGGCGAGTATGACGGCGTAATTTTAGATATTATGATGCCCCGGCGGGACGGGCTTTCGGTGGTGGCGGCCATGCGGGAGAGAAAAGACCATACTCCCGTGCTGTTTTTAACCGCCCGCGACACGGTAGAAGACAAAGTTACCGGCTTAGACGCCGGTGCGGAGGACTATCTGGTAAAGCCCTTTGCTTTCGATGAGCTTCTGGCCCGCATTCGGGTGATGACCCGCAAGCGCGCAGGTCATAGTACCAATGTGCTTACAGCCGCCGACTTGACGCTTGATGCCGGCCGCCACACCGTTACCCGGGGCGGAAAATCCATTGACCTTTCCGCAAAGGAGTTTGCCATTTTAGAATATATGCTGATGAACAAGGGGCTTGTGCTGTCCCGGGAAAAAATTGAAAACCACATTTGGAATTTTGACTATGCAGGCGGTTCAAATGTGATTGACGTGTATATCCGCTATCTGCGGAAAAAGATTGACGACGGCGAACAAACAAAGCTGATTCATACCATTCGCGGCAAGGGGTATGTGCTGAAGGAGGAATTTTAA